The Chryseobacterium sp. 52 genome includes a region encoding these proteins:
- the aroC gene encoding chorismate synthase, with product MFNTLGNLLSLTTFGESHGVAYGGIINNFPAGLTVDFDKIQYELDRRKPGQSAIVTQRKESDTVKFLSGIFDGKTTGTPIGFIIENENQKSKDYDHIADSYRPSHADFTYDQKFGIRDYRGGGKSSARETINWVVAGALAKQLLSGIEINAYVSSVGDIFCEKPYQALDFSKTESNDVRCPDAETAEKMIERIKEIKKEGNTIGGTVTCVIKNVPVGIGEPIFSKLQAELGKAMLNINACKGFEYGSGFCGAKMTGKEHNDAFNTDFTTQSNLSGGIQGGISNGMDIYFRAAFKPVATILRPQESVDKYGNPVIVEGKGRHDPCVVPRAVPIVESLAAFVLADLFLINKTRNINNF from the coding sequence ATGTTCAACACATTAGGTAATCTTCTCAGTCTTACAACATTTGGAGAAAGTCACGGCGTGGCTTACGGTGGTATCATCAATAATTTTCCGGCAGGATTAACGGTAGATTTCGATAAAATTCAATATGAATTGGATCGCAGAAAACCCGGCCAGTCTGCTATTGTTACTCAAAGAAAAGAAAGTGACACGGTAAAGTTCCTTTCCGGGATCTTTGACGGAAAAACAACAGGTACCCCAATAGGTTTTATTATAGAAAATGAAAATCAGAAATCTAAGGACTATGATCATATTGCAGATTCATATCGTCCCAGTCATGCAGATTTCACATATGACCAGAAATTCGGGATCAGAGACTATCGCGGCGGCGGAAAATCATCAGCAAGGGAAACCATCAACTGGGTAGTTGCAGGTGCATTGGCCAAGCAGCTTTTATCCGGTATTGAGATCAATGCTTATGTCTCTTCGGTAGGCGATATCTTCTGCGAAAAACCTTATCAGGCATTGGATTTTTCAAAAACGGAAAGTAATGATGTCCGTTGTCCGGATGCTGAGACCGCTGAAAAAATGATCGAAAGAATCAAAGAAATAAAAAAAGAAGGCAATACCATTGGCGGAACGGTTACCTGTGTGATCAAAAATGTTCCTGTAGGAATTGGAGAGCCTATTTTTTCCAAACTTCAGGCTGAACTTGGCAAAGCGATGCTGAATATTAATGCCTGCAAAGGATTTGAATACGGAAGCGGTTTCTGTGGTGCTAAAATGACTGGAAAGGAGCATAATGATGCCTTCAATACAGATTTTACAACACAATCTAATCTTTCGGGAGGCATCCAGGGTGGAATTTCAAACGGAATGGATATTTATTTCCGTGCTGCATTCAAGCCTGTAGCAACTATTTTAAGACCACAGGAAAGTGTAGACAAATATGGCAATCCTGTTATCGTAGAAGGAAAAGGACGTCACGATCCATGTGTAGTACCCAGAGCCGTTCCTATTGTGGAAAGTCTGGCTGCATTTGTACTGGCTGATTTGTTCTTAATTAACAAAACAAGAAACATCAATAATTTTTAA
- a CDS encoding thioredoxin family protein, whose amino-acid sequence MKNYWDQGISFEEYIRIGRERLENPSNQQEIDYKQYYELGLQRMDRTLKKYVPDEEQLKELASKNFDGKILIISEAWCGDASATVPALITFFKGHNEVRIFLRDSDKSLINQFLTNGTESIPKVIILDKDFKVKNSWGPRPKYGYELLMKHKADPEAYPKDHFYNDLQLYYAKNRGKDSVQEILELLS is encoded by the coding sequence ATGAAAAATTACTGGGATCAGGGCATTTCTTTTGAAGAATATATCCGCATCGGAAGAGAAAGATTAGAAAATCCTTCCAACCAACAGGAAATCGACTATAAACAATATTACGAACTTGGGCTTCAGAGAATGGACAGAACACTGAAAAAGTATGTCCCGGATGAAGAGCAGCTAAAAGAATTGGCTTCTAAGAATTTTGACGGAAAAATCCTGATCATTTCAGAAGCATGGTGTGGTGATGCCAGTGCAACAGTTCCTGCACTTATTACTTTTTTCAAAGGGCACAATGAGGTGAGAATTTTCCTGAGAGACAGTGATAAAAGCCTGATCAATCAGTTCCTGACCAACGGCACAGAATCTATTCCAAAAGTAATTATTCTGGATAAAGATTTTAAGGTAAAAAATTCATGGGGACCGCGCCCGAAATACGGATATGAATTATTAATGAAGCATAAAGCAGATCCTGAAGCGTATCCAAAAGATCATTTTTATAACGACCTGCAGTTGTATTATGCTAAAAACAGAGGCAAAGATTCAGTTCAGGAAATTTTAGAGTTATTATCGTAA
- a CDS encoding TlpA family protein disulfide reductase, which produces MKKNIIYLVLIIIIGVVAFVPGVKEYLREQFFPIATIENAVHVSEEDYDIELKGINAPSTNLKNFKNKAVFLNFWGTWCPPCRKEWPTIQKLYDSRKGNVDFVLIAMNDKEEDVRKFLKENNYTVPVYIAQSPISEKILPKVFPTTFLLDKNGRIIIKEDAYRDWNTETVHQFIDNIIK; this is translated from the coding sequence ATGAAAAAGAATATCATTTATCTTGTCCTTATCATCATTATTGGTGTGGTAGCTTTTGTTCCCGGGGTAAAAGAATACCTCAGAGAACAGTTTTTCCCGATCGCTACCATTGAAAATGCCGTCCATGTAAGTGAGGAAGATTATGACATTGAACTTAAAGGAATCAATGCACCGAGTACCAATCTTAAAAATTTTAAAAACAAAGCCGTTTTCCTTAACTTCTGGGGAACATGGTGTCCGCCATGCAGAAAGGAATGGCCTACCATCCAAAAATTATATGACTCCCGAAAAGGAAATGTAGATTTCGTTCTGATTGCGATGAATGACAAAGAAGAAGATGTAAGAAAGTTTTTAAAAGAGAATAATTATACCGTTCCTGTTTATATTGCACAAAGTCCCATATCTGAAAAAATTCTTCCAAAGGTTTTCCCCACCACTTTCCTTCTGGATAAAAACGGAAGAATCATCATAAAAGAAGATGCCTACAGAGATTGGAACACAGAGACTGTGCATCAGTTCATTGACAATATCATCAAGTAA
- a CDS encoding YkvA family protein, translating to MKYSKLNLAKEAISHKGFVKKIPDIFRMVKLWRKGLYPMRSIDIILPLLGILYVISPIDLLPEFAVPVLGVMDDLAVLSLTIPKLIKEVDKFLLWEAEQRLNGTKVIDAEIVK from the coding sequence ATGAAATATTCAAAATTGAATCTTGCAAAAGAAGCCATCAGCCATAAAGGCTTCGTAAAAAAAATCCCTGACATCTTCAGAATGGTAAAATTATGGAGAAAAGGTCTGTACCCGATGAGATCCATCGACATTATCCTTCCCCTTCTGGGAATTTTATACGTGATCTCCCCTATTGACCTTCTTCCTGAATTTGCGGTACCTGTATTAGGGGTTATGGATGACCTGGCGGTATTATCCCTGACAATTCCAAAACTGATCAAAGAAGTTGACAAGTTCTTGTTGTGGGAAGCCGAACAGAGGCTGAATGGTACAAAAGTAATCGACGCAGAAATTGTAAAATAA
- the pyrF gene encoding orotidine-5'-phosphate decarboxylase — MESKKEFFLECYKLGIIKFGRFTLKSGIESPFYVDLRPLASDPKILKNLANYLLEMLPLDNFDLICGVPYAALPMATAMSLESYIPLIIKRKEAKSYGTKKLIEGIYQKGQNCLLVEDVITSGKSLVETIAEVEQEDLKVADIVVVLDREQGGKQLLESKGYRVHTLFNISEVCTILQENGELSDEEVKRIQDFLQGNHIQFEEVTRSSYEQKLQNAQHSVSKKLLATALEKKSNLIASADVTTTQELLELAEKVGPHVIALKTHIDIISDFEYEKTIVPLKALAEKHKFLLMEDRKFADIGNTQELQFTSGVFKITDWADFVTSQVIGGFESLDCFKNVGVVAIVGMSSKGALTTASYREEALKVALSHPNVIGGVSQNQIPEELLLFTPGVNLADSGDGKGQQYNTPEHVFKMLHTDFIIVGRGIYKSEDPETAAITYKNEGWNAYVNSLQKNEVQG; from the coding sequence ATGGAAAGTAAAAAAGAGTTTTTCTTAGAGTGCTACAAGCTGGGCATCATCAAATTCGGAAGGTTTACCTTAAAAAGCGGTATTGAAAGTCCGTTCTATGTAGACCTTAGACCTTTGGCCTCAGACCCTAAAATCCTAAAAAATCTGGCTAATTATTTACTGGAAATGCTTCCATTGGATAATTTCGATTTAATCTGCGGAGTACCTTATGCAGCGCTTCCGATGGCTACTGCAATGTCTTTGGAAAGCTATATTCCATTAATTATTAAAAGAAAAGAAGCCAAGAGCTACGGGACTAAAAAACTGATCGAAGGAATTTATCAGAAAGGTCAGAACTGTCTTTTGGTAGAAGATGTGATCACTTCCGGAAAATCTCTTGTAGAAACCATTGCAGAAGTGGAACAGGAAGACCTTAAAGTGGCTGATATTGTTGTAGTTCTCGACAGAGAGCAAGGGGGAAAACAGCTGCTTGAAAGCAAAGGCTACAGAGTTCATACCCTTTTCAATATTTCGGAAGTATGTACTATTCTTCAGGAAAACGGAGAGCTGTCTGATGAAGAAGTAAAGAGAATTCAGGATTTCCTGCAGGGGAATCATATTCAGTTTGAAGAAGTGACAAGAAGTTCTTACGAACAGAAACTGCAAAACGCTCAACATTCAGTGTCTAAGAAATTATTAGCAACTGCTCTGGAGAAAAAATCAAACCTGATTGCATCTGCTGATGTTACCACAACACAGGAATTGCTTGAACTTGCTGAAAAAGTAGGACCTCATGTTATTGCATTAAAAACGCATATTGATATTATTTCAGATTTTGAATACGAAAAAACAATCGTTCCTTTAAAAGCATTGGCTGAAAAGCACAAGTTTTTATTAATGGAAGACAGAAAGTTTGCAGATATCGGTAATACACAGGAACTACAGTTTACCAGCGGTGTATTTAAAATTACAGACTGGGCAGATTTCGTTACATCACAGGTAATTGGAGGTTTTGAGTCATTAGACTGTTTCAAAAATGTAGGCGTTGTCGCTATTGTAGGTATGTCTTCCAAAGGTGCACTAACTACTGCCAGCTACCGTGAAGAAGCTCTAAAAGTAGCTTTATCCCATCCTAACGTTATTGGAGGTGTTTCACAGAATCAGATTCCTGAGGAATTGTTGCTTTTCACTCCGGGTGTTAACCTTGCAGATTCAGGAGATGGAAAAGGACAGCAGTACAACACTCCTGAACATGTTTTCAAAATGCTTCACACCGATTTTATTATTGTAGGAAGAGGAATTTACAAATCTGAAGATCCTGAAACGGCTGCCATTAC